atgccAACTCAGTACATGTCTTCAgtacatttttataatacatgGGGGAGGTAGTTGTTGTTATTCATTTATAGGCAtgtcatatttttctattattattttgtcagttatatatgtgttgcaaacatattttctcagtttgtGACCTGACTTTTCATATTTAGTGTCCTTTaatgaacaaaagttttaaattttcaacatTGCTGAATTTACGTTTATCTCTTTAGGGTCCCATGTTAATAAATCCTTGCTTATCCAAAatttgaaatttctaaaaatgcagaaaaactggATCACTCACCCATCATTGGTGATAATGTAGAATGGTACTGCCACTCTGGGAAAGAGTATcccagtttctttaaaaactgtatatgcagggagttccctggtggcctagtggtgaGGAGTCCAGGCTTTCACTTCCATGGACCATGCGCGcggcagccaaaaacaaacaaagaaacaaacaaacaaaaaactacatgaaaataccacacaatccagcaattacacttctgggtatttattccaGAAGACTTATGTGCACACAAAAACCAGAACACAAATGTCTCTAGCAGCTTTATGCATAATagacaaaaacaataaacaactcTGTGAAGAAAAACGTATTTGACCCctgcccccagttcctgacacagagttcctaaaaccttgtaatttcctgagtgataggggtgttaggaacatcttttgttctgatatttggtctttgatcctggttcctgacacagaccTCCTAAATCCCTTGAATTTCCTGGATGATAGGAGCACTTTTTGCTCTCCTGAGGTGACTTCTGGTGGACTCctggatagcttcaggatggggacTGGTCACTAGAAAGACAAAGTCATGATTAGAAGCTCCAATCCCCATCCTctgaagagaggagaggagctggagattgagttaataatCAATCATGCCCATGTAATGAAGCTTCCATAAGAAATCCTGAACTATGGAGTTTGGAGAGCTCCTGGATTGACGAATACAGCCacgtgctgggagggtggcacaccCCAACGCCACAGGGACAGAAGTTCCCGTGCtcaggacccttccagaccttgcCCTGTATGTCTTTTCATCTGGCTATTTatctgtatcctttattatatactgtataataaaccagtaaacacAAGTGTTTCCATGAGTTCTATGAGCCATTATAGTAAACTATCAAACCTGAGGATGGGGTTGTGGGAACCCCCAATTTATAGTCAGTTGTTCAGAAGTATGGGAGGCCTGGgtttgtgattggcatctgaagaagggggcagtcttgtgggaatGAGACTTTTACCTGTGGGATCTGCACTAACTCTGGGTAGTTAATGTCAGAATTGCTTGgtatgaggggggaaaaaaacccacacatttggtgtccaAAGTGTTGTGAGTAAAACAGAGGAAATAAGTGTTTTCCCTTAAAACTCAGAAGTCCTTCACCAGGTgaaaaaacaaactgtggtacatccataccatgggcTACCACTCAGCAATGTAAAAGGGGTGAGTACTTATATaggcagcaatgtggatggatctCCAGagaattttgttgaatgaaaaaagccaatcccaaaaggttacatcTGCATGATTTGAtctatataacattcttgaaatgacaaaattatagaaatggagaacaaatGAATGGTTGCCAGGTGGTAGAAGAATGGGGAGGGAGGTAGTTGTAGCTAGAAAAGGGTGACATGAAAGAATCCTGGTGTTAATGTTCTGTATCATGAGTGTATCAATAGCAATAGCAATATCCTGATTGTGGTATCTCAATATAGCCCATCCCAAAGGTTTTCAATAATGTGAGTGTGATCCAGAACCATCCAGGGAGCtttcagacatacacacacaaacctcCAAATGATTTTTCTACTCACACACATTACCTGATGGCGCCAGGGCTACAGGCCTTTACAGACATTAGATAAGGAAGGGTAAGTGGGAGAGTTCTGTTTTAGGAGAATGGCAAAATAAAGGATTAGGTTGGGGGAAACTAGGTAGAGGAAACTTTATGAAGAAGCTATTCCAACAGTACATACAAGGGATGACGCAGTTCTGTACTGTGGTGCTAGCTGCGGGGACAGAGTTCTGATAGGCTTATGTCTCAAAAAAggagcttagggcttccctggtggctcagtggttaagaatccacctgccaatgcaggggacacgggttcgagccttggtccaggaagatcccacatgccgcggagcaactaagcccgtgtgccacagctactgagcctgcgttctacagcctgcgagccacaactactgagcccgcgtgccacaactactagcccatgcacctagagcctgtgttccgcaacaagagaagccaccgcaatgagaggcctgcacactgcAAAAAAAGTAGTCCCCGTTCACCActactagagaaaacccacgcacagcaatgaagacccaatacagccaaaaataaataaaataaaattaattaattttttacaaaggaGCTTAACCTCTCAAGCAAGCTTCTTAACTAAGTATTGACAGTAATCCCTAATGTTCACAGTTGGATAGAGGATATATTTCTAGGTCTGCAACAAAATAATTACATGTTCTTGCTTTGTGAAATCAGCAAGTGTCCCCGCCACAAGAGACCATACCCATCCCTTCCTGGTGGTCCATGCACTTTCTCTGAGGCACAGTTAGTTCCAGAAGGACCTGAGGCGACCTTTATCAATGGCCTCACCTGCCCCATCTCCCAAGTCCCCCAGTTTTCCTGAAAGGTCCTTGTTACTCAAATTTAAACCACTTATCTAGACAAGGCAGCTAAACAGGTACTTCTCCCCTAGTCTTGGCCTAACTTCCTCCCTGCCTGGAGCCCAGAAGGCATACCTGGACAGGGGCAAAGCAGGACACTCTGCTGTGACTTCTCTGGCCACAGCCTCTCACCAGGGAGTGGTTACCTGTCATGAGCAGTATTCAAAACCAGGAACCAAGGTGTGGTCTGGGCTCCTTTAAGCTCCAGAGTTTGGGGGTTCCTGGTGAGTCCCCAGAGAAGAGTCCAGAAGAGGAGGATGGAAGGGGTGTGGCCCACCACAGGGGgattcctcctctgcctccctgtcAGCCTTCTGCTTCAAGGTAAGACAGGGCAAGAACAGGGAAAGAGGGGAATACTGTTCTGGGAAAATTCCAGAAACCCCCTCATTCCCCAGAACTAGAAAGCATCTAAAATAACTGGgttatacatttcttttctctgtagtatctatattttggtttcctttgggAAACAGATGAAACACCCATTTCACTGATCAGTACGCACAGTGCCCGTCTCATTTGCCTGCACAGACATCTACCAAATTGTCTGCCTTCCATTTTACCACCTCTCTGATTCCACCCCTTTATAATGTTCAACTCTTCCTTTATACCAAGATTAGTAACTATGAACAGGGCCGTTTGGGTCCTGTTAAGAATAATATAACTCCTTTCCCACCTCACTTGGGAAGATCTTGTAGAGGAGGTAATGTGGAGGGAAAAGGACAATGTTTGCTTCCCCCCAGACATGTTTCTCCTTAGTCTGGAGATGTACCTTATGAGTTAAGAGACAGTAGACGAGGCATGGGGAAGAACTTGCTGGGCTCAGCTACAGGAATAACCAGAGTCACCTGCGGTTGGCGTGTGGGTGAGGTGGGTAGAAGGGCTTTTACGTTTCGTCACATAGCTCCACCAGTCACATGGTAGATGAGCAATGAGATCTTTTcaagatggtgatgatgaaaatgGCTCCCACAGATCTTAGAGGAAGTCACTGGGTTTGAGAAGGGCACAGAGCACAGAACAGTGTAGGTAGTCGATAAATTTACattgaataaaacatttcttaaGTTCCCACATGTTTTACATCACACTCATGTTTACTTCTCTCCAAACTTTTCCTttcaggaaatgagaaaacatgaaAGTGGGAAGGGAACACTGAGAAACAAAATTTTAGGGGAATTTTGTTCAGTGTCTATGAGGAAGAATCACAATAGAGCTAGAGAGAAAAATGTATGGTCAGACAAAGGCCAAAACTTTAGGGTTATGACTATGGAAGGAATAGGCCTCTCCAGAGAGGCAGTCTGCATACAGATTTGGGTAGGCTTTATATGGGAGCAAAATCACAGGAAGAAAGAGCTGAGCCCTGACTCAGCTCACCACATCAACTTCCATCATTTGCCTACCAGACCAGACCAGCACCCCCAACAGCCCTGGCAGGAAGAACTTGGCATTCGGGAATCTTGGCCTAAGAAGGAGGGGTTCACATGCCCACCCCATgtccacattttctttctctgcagagAGGCTCTAGGGTCCCAGACCTGGCACTCCTCTCACTTAGGAAACACAAAAGCCCTATTCCCATCTCACGGGGTCTCTACTCTATACAGGAAGGGCAAACACTTTCAGCATCAATTGTTCAGTCTTTGACCAGCGTGGCATAGACCCTGCTGTCTTCCAGGCTATATTTAACCAGAAGGACTTCCGCCCAGTCATCAACTACAGCATCCCCACTCATATCAACATCTCCTTCACCCTGTCTGCCATCCTCAAAGTGGTGAGTTTTGACTGATAACATTCTTTCCATACCCTGCTAATAGGAAACAAGAACTCTTTACCCTGTCAATCCAACACTGCACCTGTCCAGTAGTGAGCAAAGAGTCCCGTGAATGAATTCTGTACAAGTTAAATGTCCATCCTATGGGGTGGAGAGACATGAAGGGGAATGCTGCTGTGACATTTCTGCAGGTAACGTTTGTCATTGAGTCCTGCCCTTAAAGGAATATTATACTAAGAAAACATTCCCAATGGGCCCCCATGCTgttttttcccctatattttccATGCAACCTGCATTTTTCTGAACTACTTTCTTTTGAGACTTGTGATTGAAAAGCTGAACTGTCACATGGGACCActtaggaaagaaaggaaggaggtagAATAGGACCTGATTTCATGGCATTAATGATCCTGGATGCGGATTTTTTGGTCAGGATGCACAACTTCAGCTGCTGATGACATTTCTGTGGTTAAAGTTGGTATGCAAGCtcagctttcttcttctctctttctccttgccTGATTTTCTGGCTTTGTTTGCAAAAATCACATTTGTTGAAATTGACAGTGCCCAAGGAAATACACCAAGCCAACCAGAATGGGGCCAGTGCTGGTGACAAATAGCTTTCTGGGCTGCCAATCAACTTTGAAATTCAGATGGAATAAACAGAAAGATGGAGGGCAGCACAGTTGGAAGCCCCTAAGTAAGCTTCAAGGTCCAAATGTATCCAGCACCCAGCTTAAGATTTCCCGTGAGCAGGAAGTGAAAGGCCAGTAAGACTTTGTTAGCTAGAGAAGAGGGACATTatcaccagaaagagaagaggaatcagagtttaaaaggaaatgtggtctaaaaaaaaaaaaaaaaaaacctcatagagaattccctggtggtccagtggttaggactccgcactgccactgcagggggcacaggttccattcctggtcggggaactaagatccctcatgctgcacggtgtggccaaaaaaaaagaccaaaacaaaacaaaaaagcaacatgCACAACAATGTGCACAGTATCATTCTGTGTAAAAAATGAAtgctggaatatatttttttctagaatgatATATAAAAAACTGTTAATAATGGACCTGAGTTGGGGATATGAACTGAGTTGGACTGAATTAAGGAgggaaaaaattattctttatattatatCTTTCTGGAATTGTTGAAGTTTTATCATATGCCCATAGtacatacatttagaaaaaaaatagatacatatatttttaagggaCTGGAAGGGCAGGAGATGCTGACATAAACCAGTTCCAGGTTTCAGCCATAACCATCCCTCTGGGCCCTATGCCCTAGATCTGGAGTCACCCATTCATCAGCTGGGATCCAGAAGAATGTGGTGAGATCAATAAACTCACCGTGACAGCTGAGAACCTGTGGCTCCGAGACATCTTCATCGTGGAATCGTGGGTATCAGGGCTGGGAAAAGCCGGGGGAAGACCCTTCTGCAAGGAGCAGGCAAGGGCACTGCAGGGCAAACCCATTCAGCGGGACCACTGAAAACTTATTTCAGAGAGGAGCACAACCACAGCTCATCAACTTCTCCGCTAGAAATGAGAAAGCAGTAGGGAGAAAAGATGGCGGAGCGGCAGCATTGGGAAGCCCTGCCTCAAGAGCAAAACGTAAACTGATGTGAAACCCAGAGCATctgccccccctccccttccaccaCTTAGCGATGATGTGGATCACACTCTGGATGGCCTCTCCGCCTGTGTGACTAATGAAGGTCGCGTAGTGTACAACAAACTGATGCAGGTGACCAGCATCTGTAGCCTGGACATCTACTTCTCTTTTGACCAGAACTGCACCCTCACTTTTAGCTCTTTCTTCTACACAGGGGAGTTGCAGTGGCGGTTCTGGCACGGGGTAAACCGAGATCAACCGTGGGGCAACAAAAAAGCACTCAGAGgcaaagtcattttttttaatgtataaaaaggGACAGTGGAGTATTTGCTAATTGGGGGTGTATGGATGGTGGGGTAGGGGAAGTTGAACTTAAGAGAGAACAAGACTTCCTGAGAAAGCCCAGAATTGAAAGAAGGCAATTGGGCAGCAAGGAAGTCACATTACAGGACTGTCTGAAAGAGGTAGCTAAAGCAGTTGTTGAATCACGTCTCTGAGCCCCACACAGAGTAGGTGCTGAGCAGATGTGTGCTGAGTGAGTGTCTGTCTCCCCTGCAGAGGAAAACATGTTGCTGGGCATGGACAAGGAAGTGTGGGAGATAACAGACACCTCGCGTGACATTGGCCACACACAAGGGGAGTGGGAGCTCCTGGGCATCAACAAGGCCACCCCGAAGATATCTGTGGGCTCCAGTCTTTTTGACCAGATCATGTTCTATGTAAGGCCAGAGATTCTGGCATGGCTGTCCATCCTCCATATCTTTCTCATCGTACACTTCTAAATCTCAGAGCCTCTCACCTCTTGCCCTAAGACCAGAAAGTCCCTGGGCACCATAACCCTCATAGCGTTCCTCTCTCCCAAGTCCCCCAAAGAAGTCCCCCTCTCTGAACCTGCCAGCTCTGGCCTAGGTTTTCTTTGGTGGGTATGGGGGAGTTCTATTAGTCATATGAAAGCTGCTCCTCATCCAGCCCCAGAAAGAGCCCCTGCTGGAGTGAGGACATCAAGAAAGGAAGAGTCTGGAATCATCTCTTGGTTTCTCTTCGAGATTCACCTGgttctctgctctctcctctccaccaGGTGGCCATCAGGTGCAGGCCCAGCCTCTATGTCATAAACCTCCTGGTGCCCAGTAGCTTTCTGATCACCATCGATGCCCTCAGCTTCTTCCTGCCAGTAGAAAGCGAGAACCGTGCCCCATTCAAGATGACACTCCTGCTGGGCTACAACGTCTTCCTGTTCATGATGAATGACTTACTCCCTGCCAGTGGCACCTCCCTCATCAGTATGGCCCCCACCCTActgttgaaaaatgaaaaaagaaaaaaaaaaggaggcagggTAGGCGGGTGAACTGGCTAGATCTGCTGAGGCAGCAGAGGGAGACAGTGGTCATCTTAGAAAGGGCTCGGTGTGTGAGACAGAAAAAAGGGGGGCTTGGTGGTTACTCTGGACCTGACTCACTCAGGTGTGCTCCTTCCCACCACCCAGGTGTCTACTTTGCCCTGTCTCTGTCACTGATGGTGGTCAGCCTGCTGGAGACCATCTTCATCACCTACCTGCTGCACCTGGCcaccacccagcccccacccaggcCTCGCTGGCTCTGTTCCCTGCTTCTACACTGCACCAGCCCAAGGAAATGCTGCCCTGCTGCTCTCTGGATGGAGGATGTGGGCCTGGGCCTCACACCCACCCACCTGTCTGGTAAAAGAAGTTTGCACTGCCCACACTCTCTGCACTGGGCCCGACTTCCCATTTCTCTAATCCTGTCTCCTTCCCACTTCACAGCTGAGTCTCTGCCCTCTCCACAGGACAGAAGGAGCCAGGGGAATTGGGAGGGAAGGAGCTGGGACCCAGAGAGGCAGAACTGAATGGTGGTTCAGGATGGACAAGGGCCCGGCTAGCTGACCTGTGGGTGTATTTCAGCCACATGATGGACACCCTGCTCTTCCGCATCTACCTGCTTTTCTTGGCCACCTCCATCACCACGGTCATCATCCTCTGGAACACCTAGGAGTAGCGTTCTAATGGTGCAAGAACACCTGGTGTTCAGGTTTCCCTGGCTTCAACTAACCATCCCAGGCCCTGTTCCTCTGCTCCGGTCCACATACAACAGTCCCAGAAATGTGCCCGTGATCCCTGCTCCAGCCTTCCCAGGGCTTAAACAGAACTACTGCCGACTCTCTCAGAACTGACATTATATTTCCAAAACACAGTGAATTCAGAATATACATGTTTATGTtagaaatatcatttttttacTGGAAAAGGAAGGCTTTATAATAAAGActacaaatatttaccaaaaagtaATTCATGTTGCTGGACTAGAGGACAGGGATTAAACCTCTTGAAAAATaggctgaaatatttatttattgttttaataaatatttattgagcatctactacctGCGAGGCACTGTTCTGAATTGtgaagatacagcagtgaaccaaACTGGCAAAAATCTCTATCCACACGGAGCTTACattgggggtgggtggagacTGACAGTAAAGAAGATAAGTGAGAGAAATACAGAGTATGTGCTAAGTGCcaaggagaaaaagcaaatcaGGGAAGGCAGAATGGGAAATGTGCGGAGGGGCTGCAAGTTTAGGAGGGTGGCCAAGTTAGACCTCATGATAACTTCCTGCTGGGCTGGGTCCTGTGCATTGTTCCACAATAATGCCAGCTGGAGACTGCTGTAACCCAGTCTTTTACGAGAGGCTCAGAGGTTATGTAACTGGCCCAAAGTCATGCAGTTCTtgctatttttagttcttttcttcaGGGATACATTTCGGGTGTGCGcttaatgaatgtttattgagcCCAGGTGAGGCGATAAACAAATGTCCTTGGGTAACCCTGTGGGAGACTTGAGGAATCAAACACAGTGTCTGTCCTCAAAGAGCTTGTGGCACAGCTGGAGAactaaaatacatatgtaaataatttCAGTGAAATGTAGAACATGTTTTTGAAGCTTTGTTGAGCACCATTATAAAGAGAAActgcaggaattccctggtggtccagtggttaggacttggtgctctcactgccggggcccaggttcgatccctggtcggggaactaagatcctgcaagagcgccacatggccaaaaaaagagagagagagagagaaactgctaTAGAGTTCAAAGGAGAAAGGATTCCTCTAGCTGGAGCAATGGctctcaatcctggctgcacGTTAGAATCATCTGAGGAGATTTTCAAATAATCCTAATACCCAGGCTTTACCCCAGACCAATGAAATCAGAACCTTTGGCATGGGCCACGGCTTTGGTGCATTTGAAAGCTCCCCATgagattctaatgtgcagccagagttGAAACTACTGGGCTAGAGGTTAGGAGAGCTTCATGTGGAGAAGGCAGTGAACAGAATGTATGAACAGATGGAGGGACATGAGGCCTGAGAGGACTCACTGATCACAATACACCTCTGGGGTTACATATAGGTAAAATCATAGCAAATGGGCCTCATGGGATCCAGGGGTTTGTGCAGCAATAGTTAAATAGTGGGATCCAAGCAGAATCCCAACACACTCATTCTCGTGGTACTCAGGGGACTTGAGTGTCCAGAACAAACTCATAAAACCATCTGCCAGAAATGGTCCCCAGCAGAATGCAAATGGTGCAGACTTTAGcaaacagcttggcagttcctcaaagtgTTGAAcacagaattactatatgatctagcaattccattcctagatatatacccaggagaatgaaaacatatgttcacacaaaaacttgtattcaAATGTTCATAGTgacattgttcataatagccaaaaagtggaaacaacccaaatgtctatcaactgatgaatgaatacataagatgttatatatccatacagtgggatattatttggccataaaaagaaatgaagcacatGATATAGGCTACAGCATAGATGAACAttaaaaacatgctaagtaaaagaaaaaccagtcacaaaagaccacatagtatataatcccatttatatgaaatgtccagaacatgctaattcatagaagcagaaagtaaattagtggttgcctaggacttAGTGGGGAACAGGGTAGGTGAAAGAGGAATGGCTGCTAATGAGTACAggatttctttgggggatgattttttaaaatgttctaaaattagactgtggtgatgattgcataactctgaaaatatactaaaaaccattgaattgtgtgcttcaaatgggtgaattttatggtatgtaaattatatctcaataaaggaattaaacaacaacaaaaaataaataacccccCACAAAATTCTCTCTGTTCACCACTTCTGGCTTATTCTCTCATTCCACTGCTCCCCCACTGTCACCTCCCAGACTCTCTGATTCCCAGATCCATATATTcaactttcatcagtgtctgccCTGGCCCTCCTCTACCTTCGGATGAATCACCAGGGCTCAAGGACCTCAGCTCCCCACCCACCTATCAGCTCTACATGCTTTCTTGATGTTGACATCACTCACAGCTTCAGCTCACACACAGCTTCCACCATTTCTAATTATATGAAACCCTCACAGCCAGACCAGCTCAGTACTCCTTGATAGGATATGGGGATTCAGACAATACACCTAAGATGAGTTTCCAGAGCTTTGGACTATTTCTCATGGGGATGGAGGAGGTTGGGGGATGCAATGAAAAACAGCAGCCCTGCTTCAATTTCTGcaattgaagaagaaaatacagggcTGGGGTAGCTGATAATCCCCACTGGTCAGCTGGCAGGTGGACCTCCTGTACATGCAACATGCCATCAGGCTTAAATGAGAGCTTCTGCCTCCATGGACCTTCCAGTCATCTGGTCCACAGAACAGCaacatggaatgaatgaatgagtaaagcaCTCATTCATTGTTTAGCCAATCTTCACTTAGTGCTTACTTATGttctagacattttttttaagcGCTGGGGATATGgcaatgaataagacagacaGGAGGAGATCGAGGAGGAGATCGAGGAGGAGACAGGAGGAGACTGATGATTTGATACAATGataactgttctaaaataaataaacaaggtaaTAGGACAGAGATGACACACAGGTTAACAGTATGTtccaggaaggcctccctgagaaAATGACATGTGTGCCAGCTGAGAAATGAATGATAAGATAATGATGAGATGTGTCCTGGGATATCATCCTGATGTATTTATTCATCAGAAGAGGTCAGGATGAAGCATAATAGACAGGCTCTACATTTATGGAAGCAGGTCAAGGTAGCCAGGATCTCTGGATGTGCAAGGTGAGAAATTGGAGGGAGAGTCCCATGTTGGttattttgttgctattatgTAATGTTTAAGGATTGTGAGGGTAAGCATTTATAATCCCAtcaaagaatttagaaaagtATCTTTCAAATGGTTTTGATCATGGAATCTATTTTACTCACCCATGCATAATGCCTCACTCAAAAAACAACCAGTGATAATATAGaattga
This DNA window, taken from Physeter macrocephalus isolate SW-GA chromosome 1, ASM283717v5, whole genome shotgun sequence, encodes the following:
- the LOC102974723 gene encoding 5-hydroxytryptamine receptor 3C, with product MEGVWPTTGGFLLCLPVSLLLQGRANTFSINCSVFDQRGIDPAVFQAIFNQKDFRPVINYSIPTHINISFTLSAILKVDAQLQLLMTFLWLKLIWSHPFISWDPEECGEINKLTVTAENLWLRDIFIVESDDVDHTLDGLSACVTNEGRVVYNKLMQVTSICSLDIYFSFDQNCTLTFSSFFYTEENMLLGMDKEVWEITDTSRDIGHTQGEWELLGINKATPKISVGSSLFDQIMFYVAIRCRPSLYVINLLVPSSFLITIDALSFFLPVESENRAPFKMTLLLGYNVFLFMMNDLLPASGTSLISVYFALSLSLMVVSLLETIFITYLLHLATTQPPPRPRWLCSLLLHCTSPRKCCPAALWMEDVGLGLTPTHLSGQKEPGELGGKELGPREAELNGGSGWTRARLADLWVYFSHMMDTLLFRIYLLFLATSITTVIILWNT